The DNA window CGCGAGGCTCCCACCCCGCGCATGGCCTCCACCACTTCCGGGTCCACCCCGTCGAACAGCTCCGAGTAGAGCTTGCCCAGATATCCCACAGTGTAGAGGGCGAGCCCCAGGGTGCCGGCCAGGGGCCCCAGCCCCACCACGATGACGAACAGCACTGCCCACAGCAGGGCCGGCACCGTCCGCGTCACCGCCACCACCAGCCGCGAAAGCAGGACCAGTGGTAGAGGCGAGAGGACACGACTGCCCAGAAAGGCCAGGGGCAGGGCCAGCAAGAAGCCCAGCAGCGTGCCAGCGAAGGCCATCTGCACCGTCTCCCACAGGGCGCGGCCAGCCAGGGGGAGGATGTCCAGATCGGGAGGCACGGCGTCGCGGGCGAAGGTGACCAGGTTGGTGGCCCCCCTCCCCAGCCGCTCGGCATCGAAGAACCCCAGCCGCTGGAGCGCGAGGGACAGGAGCACCGCCCCCGCTAGCCATAGCAGAAGGTCACGTCGGCCTACCAGCTCCCATCTCATGTCGGCGTCCCCTCCAGCTCCGCCCAGGTCACTTGGCGCGCCGCCCCCCGATAGGTTATCTGCCCCTCCCGCAGCACCACCACCAGGTCGGCGTAGTCCTGGACCAGGGGCAGCTCGTGCATGTTCACCACGAAGGTGACGCCCTGGACCTCCCCCAGTCGGCGCATGATGGAGAGCACCTCGGCGGCGCGGGGCAGGTCCAGGTCCGATACCAGCTCATCGGCCAGGACCACCTGGGGCCGCTGCATCAACGCCCTGGCGATGGCCACCCGCTGGCGTTCCCCGCCGCTGAGCTGGTAGGCCTTCTCCCGTGCCTTGTGGCCGATGCCCAGCTCCTCCAGCAGGCCCATGGCGTGGGCGGCCTCGGCGCGGGGAAAGAGGCCCAGATAGGGTGCCGGCCCGCGCAGCCGCCCCAGGGCGCCCATCAGGACGTTCTCCAGGGCGCTCATGTTGCGGACCAGCCCCAACTGCTGGGGTATGTAGCCGACCTGGGCCCGCGGCCGACGGCCATCGCCCACTGGCCAGCCCAGCACCTCGATGTGCCCACGCTGGGGACGCAGCAGC is part of the Dehalococcoidia bacterium genome and encodes:
- a CDS encoding ATP-binding cassette domain-containing protein; this translates as MEASWAVRAHDLWFAYRGQAWVLKGLHLEVPRGAFLAIMGPSGAGKSTLLRLLAGLLRPQRGHIEVLGWPVGDGRRPRAQVGYIPQQLGLVRNMSALENVLMGALGRLRGPAPYLGLFPRAEAAHAMGLLEELGIGHKAREKAYQLSGGERQRVAIARALMQRPQVVLADELVSDLDLPRAAEVLSIMRRLGEVQGVTFVVNMHELPLVQDYADLVVVLREGQITYRGAARQVTWAELEGTPT
- the phnE gene encoding phosphonate ABC transporter, permease protein PhnE — protein: MRWELVGRRDLLLWLAGAVLLSLALQRLGFFDAERLGRGATNLVTFARDAVPPDLDILPLAGRALWETVQMAFAGTLLGFLLALPLAFLGSRVLSPLPLVLLSRLVVAVTRTVPALLWAVLFVIVVGLGPLAGTLGLALYTVGYLGKLYSELFDGVDPEVVEAMRGVGASRLHLARFVLWPESANAIISQLLFMLEYNVRASSILGFAGAGGIGFYVNIYLQSLEYTRLATLLLLILAVTLAMDAFSAWVRGRYLLSGR